From a single Pseudophryne corroboree isolate aPseCor3 chromosome 6, aPseCor3.hap2, whole genome shotgun sequence genomic region:
- the LOC134933680 gene encoding E3 ubiquitin/ISG15 ligase TRIM25-like: MPAESSEQQSPPPSSLLSYSLTPSMASADLRQELDCSICLSIYTDPVTLRCGHNFCRVCIDRVLDTQEAAGVYICPDCRAECQERPVLQKNITLCNIVGRFLSTQPDQEETGIFCTYCIHSPVPAAKSCLLCEASLCDNHLRVHSKSSEHVLSDPTTALGNRKCSVHKEILEYYCTEDAACICVSCRLDGEHRGHHVEMMDEAIKKKKEKLRNVLQKLTTKRAETEKRVQSLQERRREDQGKADGVTETVTALFRDIRRQLEDMEKTVLSEISRQEQRVSLSVSDLIQQLEIKKDELSGKMRHIEELCNMSDPVTVLQEPDTGDLCDTEDTEGHDTQVHGAGDLDVGLISGTLHTLLSDIITGISTGIYVQQPTDLLLDVTTGSDYIQISGDRKTASRSDIRQNHPVTPERFQYNQVISTRGFSSGRHYWEVDVSKSEMWRVGMCYPSIDRRGLQSAIGNNNKSWCLSRGNNQSSVIHDCTGYQLPEDMCCYRVRVYLDYEAGQLSFYSLCDPIRHLHTYTATLTEPLHAALCVGAGCITICGGVRSWEKLPYQILPETGDITGRGI, from the coding sequence cgatggcgtctgctgatctgagacaggagctggactgttccatctgcctgagcatttatacagatcctgtaaccctgagatgtggccacaacttctgccgggtctgtattgatcgtgtgctggatacacaggaggCGGCTGGAGTATATATCTGTCCTGACTGCAGAGCAGAGTGTCAGGAGCGTCCTGTACTGCAGAAGAACATAACGCTGTGTAACATAGTGGGGAGGTTCTTGTCTACTCAgccagatcaggaggagactgggatcttctgcacttactgcattcactctcctgtacctgctgctaaatcctgtctgctgtgtgaggcttctctgtgtgataatcacctgagagtacacagcaagtcaTCAGAGCACGTCTTATCTGATCCTACcactgccctggggaacaggaaatgctccgtCCATAAGGAGATCCTGGAGTATTACTGCACTGAGGATGCTGCCTGTATCTGTGTGTCCTGCAGGCTGGATGGAGAACATCGGGGACACCATGTGGAGATGATGGATGAGGCCattaagaagaagaaggagaagctgaGAAATGTTCTGCAGAAACTGACCACAAAGAGAGCAGAGACTGAGAAAAGAGTCCAGAGTCTGCAGGAGCGCAGGAGAGAAGATCAGGGAAAAGCAGATGGTGTAACAGAGACAGTCACTGCCCTGTTcagagacatcaggagacagctggaAGACATGGAGAAGACAGTCCTCAGTGAGATCTCCAGGCAGGAACAGCGCGTTTCACTCTCAGTCTCtgatctgatccagcagctggaaataaagaaggacgagctgtccgggaagatgcgtcacattgaggagctgtgtaacatgtctgatccagtgactgtcttacaggaaccagacacaggggacTTGTGTGATACTGAGGACACAGAGGGACATGATACCCAGGTCCATGGTGcaggagatctggatgtgggtctcATCTCAGGTACATTACATACATTattatctgatataataacaggtataAGTACAGGGATCTATGTACAGCAGCCTACAGAcctattactggatgtaaccacaggtAGTGATTATATACAGATATCAGGTGACAGGAAAACTGCATCCAGGTCAGATATAAGACAGAATCACCCAGTAACACCAGAGAGATTTCAGTATAATCAGGTAATAAGCACCAGGGGATTCTCAtcagggcgacattactgggaggtggatgtcagTAAGTCAGAGATGTGGAGGGTTGGGATGTGTTATCCCAGTATAGACAGGAGAGGATTGCAATCAGCCATTGGtaataataacaagtcctggtGTCTGAGTAGGGGTAATAATCAGTCCTCAGTGATACATGACTGTACAGGGTACCAGTTACCTGAAGATATGTGCTGTTACAGAGTGAGGGTATATCTGGATTATGAGGCAGGACAGCTGTCCTTTTATTCTctgtgtgaccccatcagacacttacacacctacactgccaccctcactgagcccctccatgctgCATTATGTGTAGGGGCCGGGTGTATAACTAtatgtgggggagtcaggagctggGAGAAATTACCATATCAAATCCTCCcagagactggtgacatcacagggagGGGAATATGA